A genome region from Euphorbia lathyris chromosome 4, ddEupLath1.1, whole genome shotgun sequence includes the following:
- the LOC136226182 gene encoding uncharacterized protein At5g49945-like, with translation MPAAMTRLTTVILFIYLFSFLLSIYSHSYVAADSHFEGFEAEEDDFVDEAVDPQSFKLTDLPLTRSDAPSTPIPDPILEDAEFSTKSNPDSQSSKVESDLSKPSSPPSTTTFEYWDEDEFEGLPVNQPPPEIPKTPESTNPSDNQIPDQNTVVVPVKKQSFTIEIVCVSFLIIFIINYFTGKRENENLALAWAAKFAVKDSIFEKNFSLLGVGEGDDSPLLLKEGQNIFKFYASGRRYCQGLLATMELKSRHDLISKIYNMIVPCKDEISFEVYMNDDAMDHVIFALAKKKAAKGMHKEIRDLQRFASIMAQPPSGRKWVPEELGVISESKEVAGDLITETVLEQVFGEKAYEKYGKFFISMHFSDQQPGTHKKMLLFKFALPDANNMADMTRLVALVPYYIDLIGRYKLSSQAKSKTEAARSKAAHEAYKELQSARQEALQKKKADRKKMLEEAEAKLGAEAIRKKEAKERARQMKKGMPKIKMTRAH, from the exons ATGCCAGCGGCAATGACCCGACTCACCACCGTTATCCTCTttatctatctcttctctttcttactctctattTACTCCCATTCTTATGTCGCCGCCGATTCACACTTCGAAGGTTTTGAAGCGGAAGAAGATGATTTCGTCGACGAAGCCGTAGACCCCCAATCGTTTAAACTCACCGATCTTCCTTTGACTCGTTCTGATGCACCTTCTACTCCTATACCAGATCCCATTTTAGAAGACGCAGAATTCAGTACTAAATCAAATCCAGATTCTCAATCCTCCAAAGTCGAATCGGATCTCTCGAAACCCTCGTCTCCACCATCAACAACCACCTTTGAATACTGGGATGAAGATGAATTTGAAGGCCTCCCTGTTAATCAACCGCCCCCGGAGATCCCCAAAACTCCCGAATCTACCAATCCGAGCGATAATCAAATCCCGGATCAGAATACAGTTGTCGTTCCAGTGAAGAAGCAGTCCTTTACTATAGAGATTGTGTGTGTTTCTTTCCTGATAATTTTCATTATCAATTATTTCACCGGGAAACGTGAGAATGAGAATTTGGCACTTGCTTGGGCAGCGAAATTTGCTGTTAAGGATTCTATTTTTGAGAAGAATTTTAGTCTTCTGGGAGTAGGGGAAGGCGATGATTCTCCCCTGTTACTGAAAGAAGGGCAGAATATATTCAAATTCTATGCCAGTGGTCGTAGGTACTGTCAAGGGTTATTGGCTACGATGGAGTTGAAGAGTAGACACGATTTGATTTCAAAGATTTACAATATGATTGTTCCTTGCAAGGATGAGATTTCATTTGAAGTGTATATGAATGATGATGCAATGGATCATGTGATTTTTGCGCTGGCAAAGAAGAAGGCTGCCAAAGGGATGCATAAAGAGATTAGGGATTTGCAGAGGTTCGCCAGTATAATGGCTCAACCACCTAGTGGGAGGAAATGGGTACCTGAGGAGTTGGGAGTTATTTCAGAGTCCAAGGAGGTTGCAGGAGATTTGATCACTGAAACTGTGCTTGAGCAG GTTTTTGGTGAGAAAGCTTACGAGAAATATGGCAAGTTTTTCATCTCCATGCATTTTTCTGATCAACAACCTGGAACCCACAAGAAGATGCTGTTGTTCAAGTTTGCACTTCCTGATGCAAACAATATGGCTGATATGACTCGATTGGTGGCACTGGTCCCTTATTACATCGATCTTATCGGGCGCTACAAGTTGAGTTCCCAG GCTAAATCTAAAACAGAGGCAGCCAGATCAAAAGCTGCCCATGAGGCGTACAAAGAACTTCAGAGTGCAAGGCAAGAAGCATTGCAGAAAAAGAAGGCAGATAGGAAAAAGATGCTTGAGGAGGCTGAAGCAAAGCTCGGTGCAGAGGCTATTCGCAAGAAAGAAGCAAAAGAGCGTGCTCGACAGATGAAGAAGGGAATGCCAAAAATAAAGATGACCCGTGCTCACTAG